A genomic segment from Bradyrhizobium sp. CB1015 encodes:
- a CDS encoding acyl-CoA synthetase encodes MSERQNPYNIGLDKTQANYVPLSPLSFLARSAAVYPDHVSTVYEGRSFTWAQTYERCRRFASWLAGKGIGVGDTVAAMLPNIPAMNEAHFAVPITGAVLNALNIRLDAPSIAFQLDHGGARIILVDPEFSGVIAEALAKMSGPKPLVVDVDDASFKGGTRIGEIEYEAALAQGDPGFAPITPSDEWDAIALSYTSGTTGNPKGVVTHHRGAYLNAVSNILAGNLGQHPVYLWTLPMFHCNGWCFPWTIAAAAGVNVCLRKVEPTRIFELIKRHGVTHMCGAPIVYNTLINAPDAPKGNAARRVVGLIAGAAPPVAVLEGAESIGIKLTHVYGLTEVYGPASVCAEQPGWDELPAPERARMKRRQGVPYPLQEAVTVINPQTMQEVPRDGETIGEVMFRGNIVMKGYLKNEKATKEAFEGGWFHTGDLGVLDEHGYVIIKDRSKDIIISGGENISSVEVEDVLYKHPAVLFAAVVAKPDPKWGEVPCAFVELKEGASASEAEIIAFCRSHMSGFKTPKAVVFGPIPKTSTGKIQKFLLRNEVGSVKAISA; translated from the coding sequence ATGAGCGAGCGACAGAACCCGTACAATATCGGCCTCGACAAGACGCAAGCCAATTATGTGCCGCTGAGCCCGCTGAGCTTCCTCGCGCGCAGCGCGGCGGTCTATCCCGATCACGTCAGCACGGTCTATGAGGGCCGCAGCTTCACCTGGGCGCAGACCTATGAGCGCTGCAGGCGGTTTGCGTCCTGGCTCGCAGGCAAGGGCATCGGCGTCGGCGACACCGTCGCGGCGATGCTGCCGAACATTCCCGCGATGAACGAGGCGCACTTCGCCGTGCCGATAACCGGCGCCGTGCTCAATGCGCTCAACATCCGCCTCGATGCGCCTTCGATCGCGTTCCAGCTCGACCATGGCGGCGCCAGGATCATCCTGGTCGATCCCGAGTTTTCAGGCGTGATTGCCGAGGCGCTGGCGAAGATGAGCGGCCCCAAACCGCTGGTGGTCGACGTCGACGACGCATCGTTCAAGGGCGGCACGCGCATCGGCGAGATCGAGTATGAGGCAGCCCTCGCCCAAGGCGATCCGGGTTTCGCGCCGATCACGCCGAGCGATGAATGGGACGCGATCGCGCTGAGCTACACCTCGGGCACGACGGGCAATCCCAAAGGCGTCGTCACCCATCATCGCGGCGCCTATCTGAACGCCGTCAGCAACATCCTCGCCGGCAATCTCGGCCAGCATCCGGTCTATCTCTGGACGCTGCCGATGTTCCACTGCAACGGCTGGTGCTTTCCGTGGACCATTGCGGCGGCCGCCGGCGTCAATGTCTGCCTGCGCAAGGTCGAGCCGACCAGGATCTTCGAGCTGATCAAGCGCCACGGCGTCACCCACATGTGCGGCGCGCCGATCGTCTACAACACGCTGATCAACGCCCCCGATGCGCCCAAGGGGAATGCCGCCCGCCGCGTCGTCGGCCTGATCGCGGGTGCAGCGCCGCCGGTCGCGGTGCTGGAAGGCGCCGAAAGCATCGGCATCAAGCTCACCCACGTCTACGGCCTGACCGAGGTCTACGGGCCCGCCTCGGTCTGCGCCGAGCAGCCGGGCTGGGACGAGCTCCCCGCGCCTGAGCGCGCCCGCATGAAGCGCCGGCAGGGCGTGCCCTACCCGCTCCAGGAAGCCGTCACCGTGATCAATCCGCAAACGATGCAGGAGGTCCCGCGCGACGGCGAGACCATCGGCGAGGTCATGTTCCGCGGCAACATCGTGATGAAGGGTTATCTGAAGAACGAGAAGGCGACCAAGGAAGCCTTCGAAGGCGGCTGGTTTCACACCGGCGATCTCGGCGTGCTCGACGAGCACGGCTACGTCATCATCAAGGACCGCTCCAAGGACATCATCATCTCCGGCGGCGAGAACATTTCCTCGGTGGAGGTCGAGGACGTCCTCTACAAGCACCCGGCCGTGCTGTTCGCCGCCGTGGTGGCAAAACCCGATCCGAAATGGGGCGAAGTGCCCTGCGCCTTCGTCGAGCTGAAGGAGGGCGCCAGCGCGAGCGAGGCCGAGATCATCGCCTTCTGCCGTTCGCACATGAGCGGCTTCAAGACGCCGAAGGCCGTCGTGTTCGGGCCGATCCCGAAGACGTCCACCGGCAAGATCCAGAAATTCCTGCTGCGCAACGAGGTCGGCTCGGTGAAGGCGATCTCGGCCTAA
- a CDS encoding TRAP transporter substrate-binding protein, whose amino-acid sequence MMSRLFRASLIAGVVLAATPALAQTKWNLPAAYPADNPHSENLVAFAKDVEAATSGKLQITVHPGASLFKAPDIKRAVVTGQAQMGEVLLSIHENEDPIFGIDVVPFLATSFPDAMKLYQASKPAIAKKLDAQGLKLLFVVPWAPQGVYVNKPLATIEDMKGLKWRAYNVGTARIGELVGAQSVTIQAAELPQALATGVVNSFMSSGGTGYDSKAWESLKYFYDVQAWIPKDYTFVNKAAFEALDKPTQEAILKAAATAETRGWKAWEAKANWYIDQLKAKGMTVEPPSPALKAGFQKIGDQLTADWLKKAGADGQAVVDAYKKM is encoded by the coding sequence ATGATGTCTCGTTTATTCCGCGCATCCTTGATCGCCGGCGTTGTGCTGGCGGCGACACCTGCCTTGGCTCAGACCAAATGGAATTTGCCGGCAGCGTATCCCGCGGACAACCCGCACTCCGAAAACCTGGTCGCGTTCGCCAAGGACGTCGAAGCCGCCACCTCCGGCAAGCTCCAGATCACGGTTCATCCGGGCGCCTCGCTGTTCAAGGCGCCCGACATCAAGCGCGCCGTGGTGACCGGGCAGGCGCAGATGGGTGAGGTGCTGCTCTCGATCCACGAGAACGAAGACCCGATCTTCGGCATCGACGTCGTGCCGTTCCTCGCGACCAGCTTCCCCGACGCGATGAAGCTTTATCAGGCGTCCAAGCCTGCCATCGCCAAGAAGCTCGATGCGCAAGGCCTCAAGCTGCTGTTCGTGGTGCCGTGGGCGCCGCAGGGCGTCTATGTCAACAAGCCGCTGGCGACGATCGAGGACATGAAGGGCCTGAAGTGGCGCGCCTACAACGTCGGGACCGCACGGATTGGCGAATTGGTCGGCGCGCAATCGGTCACGATCCAGGCGGCGGAACTGCCGCAGGCGTTGGCGACCGGCGTGGTGAACTCCTTCATGTCGTCGGGCGGCACCGGCTACGATTCGAAGGCCTGGGAGTCGCTCAAATATTTCTATGACGTGCAGGCCTGGATTCCCAAGGACTACACCTTCGTCAACAAGGCTGCCTTCGAGGCGCTCGACAAGCCGACCCAGGAGGCCATCCTGAAGGCCGCCGCGACCGCGGAAACGCGCGGCTGGAAGGCGTGGGAAGCGAAGGCCAATTGGTACATCGATCAGCTCAAGGCCAAGGGCATGACGGTCGAGCCGCCGAGCCCGGCACTCAAGGCCGGCTTCCAGAAGATCGGTGACCAGCTCACGGCCGACTGGCTCAAGAAGGCGGGCGCCGACGGTCAGGCAGTGGTCGACGCCTATAAGAAGATGTGA
- a CDS encoding TRAP transporter large permease → MANLGMIELSFVLLGVMILLLGSGVWIAVSLGLVGFVAMALTTSLPLGTVLATTTWSASSSWTLAALPLFIWMGEILFRTKLSEEMFRGLSPWVQWLPGRLTHVNVIGCGIFAAVSGSSAATCATIGKIALPELDKRGYDKGLSLGSLAGSGTLGLLIPPSIPMVVYAVTANVSVLQVFLGGFLPGLLVIVLYSGYIIIWSLLNPKKIPPRDPPMPLRQKLRESAKLAPCLLLILAVFLSLVLGFATATECAAWGVSGALLLAWWSGTLTRKNFLESIMSATRLTCMIMLILAGAAYTTAAMAYTGIPAALATWVQGQHLTPSMLALYLSIMYIILGCLIDGISMIVLTAVIVLPMVKQAGLDLVWFGVYLIIHVEMAQITPPVGFNLFVLQNMSGRDTFTVARAAFPFFVLLLAAVFIITEYPQIVMFLPKLAFPD, encoded by the coding sequence ATGGCCAATCTCGGCATGATCGAGCTGTCGTTCGTCCTGCTCGGCGTCATGATCCTGCTGCTGGGAAGCGGCGTCTGGATTGCGGTCTCGCTCGGGCTGGTCGGCTTCGTGGCGATGGCGCTGACCACGAGCCTGCCGCTCGGCACCGTCCTTGCGACCACCACCTGGAGTGCGAGCTCATCCTGGACGCTGGCGGCGCTGCCATTATTCATCTGGATGGGAGAGATTCTCTTCCGCACCAAATTGTCGGAGGAAATGTTCCGCGGCCTGTCGCCCTGGGTGCAGTGGCTGCCGGGGCGCCTGACCCATGTCAACGTGATCGGCTGCGGCATCTTCGCGGCGGTGTCGGGCTCGTCGGCGGCCACCTGCGCGACAATCGGCAAGATCGCGCTGCCGGAGCTCGACAAGCGCGGCTACGACAAGGGCCTGAGCCTCGGATCGCTGGCGGGCTCGGGCACGCTCGGCCTGCTGATTCCGCCGTCGATTCCGATGGTGGTCTATGCCGTCACGGCGAACGTCTCCGTGCTTCAAGTGTTTCTCGGCGGCTTCCTGCCGGGACTGCTCGTGATCGTGCTCTATTCCGGCTACATCATCATCTGGTCGCTGCTCAACCCGAAGAAGATTCCGCCGCGCGATCCGCCGATGCCGCTCCGGCAGAAGCTCCGCGAGTCCGCCAAGCTCGCGCCCTGCCTGCTGCTGATCCTGGCGGTGTTCCTGTCGCTTGTTCTCGGCTTTGCGACGGCGACGGAATGCGCGGCCTGGGGCGTTTCCGGCGCGCTGCTGCTGGCCTGGTGGAGCGGCACGCTCACGCGCAAGAACTTCCTCGAGAGCATCATGAGCGCGACGCGCCTGACCTGCATGATCATGCTGATCCTGGCAGGTGCGGCCTACACGACGGCTGCGATGGCCTATACGGGCATTCCGGCCGCGCTCGCCACCTGGGTCCAGGGCCAGCACCTCACACCGAGCATGCTCGCGCTCTATCTGAGCATCATGTACATCATCCTGGGATGCCTGATCGACGGCATTTCGATGATCGTTCTGACCGCGGTGATCGTGCTGCCCATGGTCAAGCAGGCCGGCCTCGACCTGGTCTGGTTCGGCGTCTATCTCATCATCCACGTCGAAATGGCGCAGATCACGCCGCCGGTCGGATTCAATCTGTTCGTGCTCCAGAACATGAGCGGCCGCGATACATTCACCGTCGCGCGGGCGGCCTTCCCGTTCTTCGTGCTGTTGCTCGCTGCGGTCTTCATCATCACGGAGTATCCGCAGATCGTGATGTTCCTGCCGAAGCTCGCTTTCCCAGACTGA
- a CDS encoding TRAP transporter small permease, which yields MGIALAEDDVATRGPVRRALDLLYLGAGYAAGVFLVAIFAIMMVMSVGRQFALNIPAGDDFASWCMAAMAFLGLAHTFKRGEMIRVGLLLERLHGQTKQIAEVVALGVASAFILYFTRHAVQMTYDSWRFNDVAQGVVALPLWIPQLGFAGGLVILSIALIDEMVNVIGGNRPSYEKGSPDETPEEFVERISQGGGG from the coding sequence ATGGGGATCGCGTTGGCAGAGGACGATGTAGCGACAAGAGGACCGGTGCGACGCGCTCTGGACCTCCTCTATCTCGGCGCGGGCTATGCCGCGGGCGTCTTCCTGGTCGCGATCTTTGCAATCATGATGGTGATGTCGGTCGGACGCCAGTTTGCGCTCAACATTCCCGCCGGCGACGATTTTGCGTCCTGGTGCATGGCGGCGATGGCGTTCCTCGGCCTTGCTCACACCTTCAAGCGCGGAGAGATGATCCGGGTCGGCCTGCTGCTGGAACGTCTGCACGGGCAGACCAAGCAGATCGCGGAGGTCGTGGCACTCGGCGTTGCCTCCGCCTTCATCCTCTACTTCACCCGTCATGCGGTGCAGATGACCTACGATTCCTGGCGCTTCAACGACGTGGCGCAGGGCGTCGTCGCGCTTCCGCTCTGGATTCCCCAGCTCGGCTTCGCCGGCGGCCTCGTGATCCTCTCGATCGCGCTGATCGACGAGATGGTCAACGTCATCGGCGGCAACCGTCCGAGCTACGAGAAGGGCTCCCCTGACGAAACTCCGGAAGAGTTCGTCGAGCGCATCTCGCAGGGCGGTGGGGGCTGA
- a CDS encoding MBL fold metallo-hydrolase encodes MTLMLTILGCGSSAGVPRPALGWGACDPNNPKNRRRRCSLLVERVSEHGTTRIVIDTSPDLREQLLSTNVDHIDAVFLTHEHADQTHGMDDLRSVVMHMRRRIPTYFNQSTAKDILSRFSYCFISPEGSDYPPILTRHSIEAGESQTILGKGGAVTMTAFLVQHGNIPALGYRIGDAAYTPDLNDIPRESWGALENLDLWIVDGLRYTGHVSHFSINDALSWIERFKPKRAVITNMTADVDYEVIRQSLPPGVVPAYDGLRLETH; translated from the coding sequence ATGACGCTGATGCTGACGATCCTGGGCTGCGGCTCCTCCGCCGGCGTGCCGCGCCCGGCGCTCGGCTGGGGCGCCTGCGATCCCAACAATCCCAAGAACCGCCGTCGCCGCTGCTCGCTGTTGGTCGAACGGGTGTCCGAGCACGGCACGACACGCATCGTGATCGATACCTCTCCGGACCTGCGCGAGCAATTGCTCTCGACCAATGTCGACCACATCGATGCGGTGTTCCTGACACACGAGCATGCCGACCAGACTCACGGCATGGATGATCTGCGGTCGGTCGTCATGCACATGCGTCGGCGCATTCCGACCTATTTCAACCAGTCGACCGCCAAGGACATCCTGTCGCGGTTCTCGTATTGCTTCATCTCGCCGGAGGGCAGCGACTATCCGCCGATCCTGACCCGGCATTCCATTGAGGCGGGCGAGAGTCAGACGATTTTGGGGAAGGGCGGCGCCGTGACGATGACCGCCTTTCTGGTGCAGCACGGCAACATTCCCGCGCTCGGCTACCGCATCGGGGATGCGGCCTATACGCCGGACCTCAATGATATCCCGCGCGAGAGCTGGGGTGCACTGGAGAATCTCGATCTCTGGATCGTCGACGGCCTGCGCTACACCGGCCATGTCAGCCATTTCAGCATCAATGATGCGCTGTCCTGGATCGAGCGCTTCAAGCCGAAGCGCGCGGTCATCACCAACATGACCGCCGACGTCGATTACGAGGTCATCCGGCAGTCGCTGCCTCCTGGCGTGGTGCCGGCCTATGACGGGCTGCGGCTGGAGACGCACTAA
- a CDS encoding TatD family hydrolase, with translation MLVDSHCHLDFPDFAEDLDGIVSRARAAGIARMVTISTRVRRLNDLLAIAERYDDVYCSVGTHPHHADEEDGIAPDELIALTQHPKVVALGEAGLDYFYDNGSPEAQARGFRAHIAASRATGLPLVIHTREADEDCARILEEEAAKGSFRAVLHCYTGGRELALKAVSLGLYIGFTGILTFKKSEALRALAAELPSDRILVETDSPYLAPGKFRGKRNEPAYVVEVAKVLAETRGVSLDEIARQTSENFFRLFSKVKA, from the coding sequence ATGCTGGTCGACAGTCATTGCCATCTGGATTTTCCGGACTTTGCAGAAGATCTCGACGGGATCGTATCGCGGGCGCGAGCCGCCGGAATCGCCCGCATGGTCACGATCTCGACGCGGGTGCGGCGGCTGAACGACCTGCTTGCGATTGCCGAACGCTATGACGACGTCTATTGCTCGGTCGGCACCCATCCGCATCATGCGGACGAGGAGGACGGCATCGCGCCGGACGAGCTGATTGCGCTGACCCAGCATCCCAAGGTCGTCGCGCTCGGCGAAGCCGGGCTCGACTATTTCTACGACAACGGCTCGCCGGAAGCGCAGGCGAGGGGCTTTCGTGCCCACATCGCCGCCTCCCGCGCCACCGGCCTGCCGCTGGTGATCCATACCCGCGAGGCCGACGAGGACTGCGCGCGCATCCTGGAGGAGGAGGCCGCGAAGGGATCGTTTCGCGCCGTCCTGCATTGTTACACGGGCGGGCGCGAGCTGGCGCTGAAGGCGGTGTCGCTCGGGCTCTATATCGGCTTCACGGGAATCCTGACCTTCAAGAAATCGGAGGCCTTACGCGCGCTCGCAGCCGAACTGCCGTCCGACCGTATTCTGGTTGAAACAGACTCGCCTTATCTTGCGCCCGGCAAGTTTCGGGGCAAGCGCAACGAGCCGGCTTACGTGGTCGAGGTCGCAAAAGTGCTCGCCGAGACGCGCGGCGTGTCGCTCGACGAGATCGCGCGCCAGACCAGCGAAAACTTCTTCCGTCTGTTCTCCAAGGTGAAAGCTTGA